AATTCTATACTTGGCTACACGTCTTGAGACAAGTCATCACCACCTCTGATGTGTCTTACGTAAATCGTAGGAAAGGTTCAAACAGCATCTTTCCGCCATATCCCATGCATCCTCTTGTCAAGAGACCATATAAAAAGCCCCCGACTCTTGCTGCAATGGCTGTATGGAAAATCAGGACTAAGTTAAAgcttttatcaatatttattttataaaccgGATGGCATTTTGTACAGGGGTATTtctgaaaaggaaaaaaaatacaacttgcATGATATGAAGCTGAACAAACAATCGACCTTCTCCTCGACAGTTTTGAAGACGTTAAAAACGGCCTGGATAACCACGTAATCGATGACGATTATCCCTAAAGCTAAATAATTTCTCTACTTTCTCGGACACATAAAGTTTACCTTACGACTGTCCAAAGAATCGCAACGTTTAAAGTCGGGACGTGTTGGGACCATTGGCATTTTCAAATCTGATAGCCAAACGATGCGAGATAACTCCAAAACTAAGAGGAAGCCATTGTATTGtgcttgaattttaaaattgtttttatgccCGGCTTTTGCCAccataaatgtttaatatattaaatgctGGCCCCAAAAACTtctattttgttcttttttagaAGATTCAAAACGACATGTATTATACTATAACACCCTTTGACAAATAAGAATCCAGTAAAAGTTACCAGTTTTCTAAAATACATCAATAAGTCACATTGGTGCCATCTTGTGaacaacaatatatatatttctttggtCTTTTTAAGAACGAGCCAAGTTGGAGAACTGGCCCCCGAAGGATGATGATGACGAAGAAGATCTGAAACAGAGGGAAGAACAGAGTGAGAGTAAATTGTTTCTGTCGGTGGATGAGAAGATGAAGACAGAAGAGGGGAAAGAAGGGATGGAGCAACCGGGCGCCGACCACGCTAGTTCGGTACGTGACTTGATTATTAACTGTGAAATGTAGCATAATGAAGTAGCCCCTAAGGATAGAACAATAATAGGAAACTACAGAAATGTTTGCCGACATTTTTACGCGAACTATCCAAAAATAAACAGAGATTAATTTtggaatttataatttttccaaAATGCTCCGATATCACAACTGCAATATTTGTCATAAATCTAGGACATCGATAAAACTACTGTTATATAAATAAACGTTTTTTTTGTGCGATTTCAATGCTTTTTGACCTTTGTAAGAAGAGATAGTAGAAGTGTCCGCGTAATTTTTGAACTCTCAAAATTAAGTGTGACTGTTACTAAGAATGTGTTTAAgggattgtgaattttcaagaCATTTGTGCAGTCCgaaacattttacttttactcTTTTAACATTTATCGTACCTGAGTTATACTTAACAGCCTGTAATTTTTTGTAAGCCCACTTTGCAGCTACAAAATTTAAGTAATTTTACTATGAGCGGATCTACAATGTTATCCCGGCTGGGGTGTTTTCTGAAGGATAATTTTGCCTAAGGGGGCGtccaataatttttattatgggATGGGGCCCTGACCCTTCTCCTGAATCGCGGATGAATTACTGAGCAATCCTCCTGATGTCTGTACAGTCTGTACCATTTTCAATTTCAGCCGTCACCATTCCCCGAGGAGATCGGTAACCCCGCAGGCTGTGTACGGAGGACCCTGGCGCTCGTAGAGTCTCTCTCCTGACCACTGGACCAATGTACAATGGAACCATTTAAATCCACTACGGCCAACTTTCGTGGATTGCgacttttttttgttgtttactttttttctcCAAGTTATTAGTGATGTAATTTCGTTGATTAATTCTTATGAAAAAAGAATGTAGATCTATCTTCATaattcgttgaggatgtaaatctTTTGGTTGATGGGTATCGTATACGTACGTGAAAACAGCCACCATgaatattatgaatatttatgaTTCTAAAGTATGACATGTCAGGAAGTACGACATGGCAAAGACCAAGGAAGGAGACCAGGCAGAGCTTTAATTTGTAATTCCTTAATGAATCAGGCCAcactttgttttgaaaaaaaaaacatgtgcaAATGTTTTTGTTGTATATTGTTACTCCTGTTGCATGTTTAAAGtttgtgcaatattttttttttatttgaattaaaaatcttGAACCTCAAACATTGTTTTATCTCTTATGATTAAATTGACATTTAACAAGATTGATAACTTAGTTCTTTGACCCAATTAAACCTTTACATGGATGTTCCAAAGTGTATGATCAGAAATCTATCTCTAATTATCTCAATCTTTTAAAGTCCAGTCAACTTTGATGacaacaataaacaaaaaaagattgttttttaCAGTTTAATGCATATCTATAAGCAATGTTACAAATAGCTACAAGTGCTCATTACTAAAATCTACTTAGTTCGTAATACAGAACATTCTAAACAATTGTATCTACAGACTCCGGTTTAACTGCAAAATAACTGATATCATTGATAAGTTTGAATATTTGAAATTCTACAAATTTGAGAATGAAGGTTTTTTTGTCATTGTTATAAGTTAAGggatatatataaattaagtgCAATGAATACAAATGATGACTTTAAAAGACAGTTAATATTTGGAGTTGTCCCCCTTTTCTTGTAGAAAGTAATACTTTAAAACGAAAACACAACCATTTTCACTAACATAAATTGTTCTGTTCATCAGCTATGAATAGAAAGTGCTAACAAAAAATGCAAGACAGAACTGCGGACAGAAAGCTCTCTGTTTAAGACTTTATTATACAGAAGCATTTTGGAAGTTGTGAAAACTTTTGTCATCAATCTGAAATAAGCCCCTTCAGAACAAGAATCTTGTTTCCATTATACAGAATCTAAAACCTGCTAACCTCTGTTATTCctaatgacaaataaaaatctgattaaaaacaaaaaatggaaaTGTGTAACAGATGCTtggaacaaaacacaaacttaaCAATAAAGGgtaaaaaaaggaaacatttcACAGATGTAGTAAAAAACATGGTGTTTAGTCAAACTGTGAAAAATATCCATCTTTCAGTTGTGTTGaggattgaatttttttttgtgcagagagagagaaaaaaaatgtgatattgtCGAAATGTACAAAATGACAACATATCTGAGAATACAATGCACATCATACATTTATCAATGAGCAATTACAATCATTAATAAATATGGCCTCCCAacattttttgagaaaatttaacttatttcggttttttttttaacacaaagtatttttgaaaatatactgTAATATACAATACATATGTTTTTCTGATCCTGTTTTCTTTTATCTACATTCCAAATATTGATATTTCTAAAAAGTATACTATACACTgcgaaatacaaaaaaaaattaccaaaagaaGATTGCCTCCCTTTATCCGTTAAGCATCAAATCTTGAAGCACAACATTAGAGCAATTACGAAAAAGCTTGCCGACACTGCCATATTAACAAGGGTCACATGAATCTCCCAAATGTTTTTTCTCTGCTCCAAAAGAATACGTGGGAATAATTGAGAGTCAACCTAAACATTGAATTTGTAGATGAGAAAGACAAAGGAATAGTGATTAGTTAACGCTATCTTGTGAGTTCACGCTTTCCGTTTGGGCTTTTGGAGTTGCGGTCCCTGAATCCGTCCGAGACTTGGCGCTTTCCTTGAAGTTTAGTTTTTGTGTTTCTATCTGTAAATataaaaaccccaaacaaatCAGCAAAGTTAGCATTAATAGATACACGAGTTTTACAACATGCAAGAATTTTACCATGAAGAAGCAAAGAAGACAttcttaaatttttcaaattgtctTTCTATTCTGAAAACTGTCACTTTTTAATCCTCtaatgttgaaatttaaaagccACTTTTGTAGGGGTATTTGCATTTCCCATGTCAATGGGATGTTGACAAAAGTACAGACTTAACTCACAAATATGAATAAGAAAAGTCTGCTTTATTTTTATACCTGAAAGGGGTGAATTCTATTTTACCCCATATTAAGATGTCTTAACCAACATGCTGTTATATCAACATACGCTTTCATGATTAACATTTGATGTTTGCATAGAAATGTTTCAAGAGCTagctaaataatttttcaagcCAACTGTAAAAAACAGCCATTGCAATGTTTGAGCCCGACATTGTGTCATGCATTCCACAAAATGTCTTATTACTGAATCCACTTAAAGCACATACACTGGAACATCTTGCTTCAAATAAAGCTAAAAAAGGAGACCAATAGCAGCTCCATGTGTAATCCTGCTACCAGGAGTCAATATTTACCTGGCAAGCCCCAAAAGATAAAGTTAATATTTATCCTTTCAGGGCATGTTCTATTGCAAATGGTGATCTATTCTAGGATATGATAGATAATTCTTTTTGCGTCACAAGAGTGACAAGACTGTCTTATGAGTTACCCCCTCGACTTTGATTAACCCTATATTACGGTTCGTACATAAGACCTTACAggtaatgaaaatttttttcaaggAGATAGTTACCCACTCTTTGATAAtcttatttaaaacataaagaATCTCCCCTTTACCTTTTGTAGGGAGTGTGGGTTTTCCCCTTTAATTCTAGAGAGTAGTTAGTGGTATATATGGTtaagtgaaatacatgtataagaaagtACAGATTATTAAACGTTTAGCATTATTAAAAGTATGAAACGATTggtttttatttgattaatcCCTAGCTAGGATAAGTGATTTAACTTTATCCTATCCAACCCCTTCTTTAAGGTTATTAAAACCCCCTTGGCCACTTAAACACCAAATTCAAATTCTTTCCCATAATAAGGCTTGTGTGTAAAAGCAAGAACTATTCAGCAGATTTTTGAGATGAGACAAAAGcatgaaatatttgaacaagGTTTATCATACATTCCATATCCAAGACATATGCGCAAAATGTGCCTGCCCAATAAAATCAGACCTAATATGGATATACACAACTATTTTGATAAGTACTACTATGCTTTTAtcagtgatttaaaaaaaataatacttttgaTTGATTGAAGTTACCAAGGCAGAGATATGAAAAAAGCCACAAGTGATGACACAGCATAGCAAGGGGA
This genomic window from Magallana gigas chromosome 5, xbMagGiga1.1, whole genome shotgun sequence contains:
- the LOC105318295 gene encoding uncharacterized protein isoform X1, with the protein product MNKSYSVTDWAMHDGDSGTDSDQNRVKIWALNLQDDNDSVDFDPERAKLENWPPKDDDDEEDLKQREEQSESKLFLSVDEKMKTEEGKEGMEQPGADHASSPSPFPEEIGNPAGCVRRTLALVESLS
- the LOC105318295 gene encoding uncharacterized protein isoform X2; translated protein: MFATYHTHKASTFQEKQQQIRERAKLENWPPKDDDDEEDLKQREEQSESKLFLSVDEKMKTEEGKEGMEQPGADHASSPSPFPEEIGNPAGCVRRTLALVESLS